CCTTGGTACAACCTCCCCCTTGTCCCCTAATCGAAGGGTAGCACATGAAGGGACGATGTCAAGGCCGCGGGGCAGTGGTGCGCGGGGCGTTTTTGTTTGACAGCGGACGGCCTTTGCGTTTACATTCTAAGAAATTTTTCCGGGAGCGAGAGCGATGCGCGTCGCCATGTATTATGCCAACGATGACGTCCGGCTCGAGGAGATGCCCCGGCCGGAGCCGGGGCCGGGGGAGGTGCTCCTCAGGGTCATGGCCAGCGGCATCTGCGGAAGCGACGTCATGCAGTGGTACCGGGCGGGCAAGACCCCCCTGGTGCTCGGGCACGAGATAGGCGGGGAGGTCGCCGAGGCCGGCCCCGGGGTGACGCGCTACCGTCCGGGCCAGAGGGTGTCGGCCTCCCACCACGTGCCCTGCAACACCTGCCGCTACTGCCTTCGGGACCACCACACCGTCTGCGACACCCTGAGGAGCACGAAATTCCTGCCCGGAGGGTTCTCCGAGTACGTGCTCCTGCCGGCCATCAACGTCGACAGGGGCGTGTACGAGCTGCCCGGGGGAATGTCCTTCGACGAGGCCACCTTCATCGAGCCCCTGGCCTGCGTGTGGAGGGGGCAGAGGAAGGCGGGAGTCTCCCTGGGCTCGGCGGTGCTCGTCCTGGGAAGCGGCATCTCGGGGCTTTTGCATGTCGCCCTGGCCAGGGCCCTGGGGGCCCAGCCCGTCGCCGCGACGGACCTTGTGGACTACAGGCTTCGCTCTGCGAGGACGCACGGGGCTCACGGGGCCCTGGACGCCCGGGGGGACGTCCCCGGGGAGTTCCGGAGGCTCAACGGGGGGCGCGGAGCGGACGTGGTCATCCTCACCACCGGCGCCCGGGGGGCCGTGGAGCAGGCCTTCAGCAGCGTGGACCGCGGGGGGACGGTGCTCTTTTTCGCCCCCGGGGAGCCCGACGCCGCGGTGCCCCTTGCCATAAACGACCTTTTCTGGCGCAACGAGGTCACCCTCACCTCCACCTACGCGGCAAATTACGCCGAGCACGTCGCGGCCAGGGACCTCATCGCCCAGGGGAAGGTCCGGGTGAAGGAGATGATAACCCACACCCTGCCGCTGGCGCGGACCCGGGAGGGCTTCGGGCTGGTGGCCGGGGCGGGAGAGTCCATT
The genomic region above belongs to Nitrospirota bacterium and contains:
- a CDS encoding alcohol dehydrogenase catalytic domain-containing protein, which translates into the protein MRVAMYYANDDVRLEEMPRPEPGPGEVLLRVMASGICGSDVMQWYRAGKTPLVLGHEIGGEVAEAGPGVTRYRPGQRVSASHHVPCNTCRYCLRDHHTVCDTLRSTKFLPGGFSEYVLLPAINVDRGVYELPGGMSFDEATFIEPLACVWRGQRKAGVSLGSAVLVLGSGISGLLHVALARALGAQPVAATDLVDYRLRSARTHGAHGALDARGDVPGEFRRLNGGRGADVVILTTGARGAVEQAFSSVDRGGTVLFFAPGEPDAAVPLAINDLFWRNEVTLTSTYAANYAEHVAARDLIAQGKVRVKEMITHTLPLARTREGFGLVAGAGESIKVIIRPQE